One Streptomonospora salina genomic window, AGGTGCGAATTGAGCAAGCAGACGGAGTCGAAGGCCGTTCCGGTACGCAAGGACATCGGAGCCATCGTCCTGGCCAATGTCATCGCCCTGGTGTCGCTGCTCGTGTTCGGCGCCATGGGGATGGGTATCGCCTCGGTCGCCACCGGTGAGTCGCTGTTCCAGGGGCTGTGAGTCGCCGGCGCGGTCGCCCCGATGTCCGCACGCCCGCTCCCGGCCTCCTGCGCCGGCGCGGGCGCCTTTCATAGGAAGCTAGAAGACGTGCGTGTATACCTCGGCAGTGACCATGCGGGATTCGAGCTGAAAGAGCACCTCGTCTCCTGGCTCACGAGGCAGGGCCACGAGGTGGTCGACGCCGGGCCGGCCGGCTACGACCCCGTCGACGACTACCCCCCGTTCGTGCTGCGCGCCGCCGAAGGCGTGGCCGCCGACACCGGATCCCTGGGTCTGGTCATCGGCGGCTCCGGCAACGGCGAGCAGATCGCGGCCAACAAGGTTCCCGGTGTGCGTGCGGCGCTGGCCTGGAGCGAGGAGACCGCGCGACTGGCCCGCCAGCACAACGACGCCAACGTCGTCGCGCTCGGCGCCCGGATGCACAGCGCGCACGAGGCCGAAGAGCTGCTCGGGGCGTTTTTGCAGACCCCCTTCAGCGGCGACGACCGCCACAGCCGGCGGATCGCCATGCTCGACGGCTACGAGCGCTCGGGCGAGCTGCCGCCCCTGCCCGACGGCGCCTGATCCGGTCCGCGGCGGCCGCGAAACGAGCGGCGGATCCGCGGCCCCGCCGGTGCCGCGGATCCGCCGGCCCCGAACGCCTGCGGACGGCGGTGTGCGCGTGCCCGCCGCCGGCGTTCCGCCGTGACGGCGATACGGACGGACGGGACCGGAACGCCCGCACACGCCGGATGACGCCCGAGCCCGTGCGCCTATGCGCTCCCGCCCCGGGCGGCCGGGCTAGAAGATGTCGGCGCAGTGGGGGCGGTCGGAGCGGCCCAGGGCGGTGTCGAGCCGCTGAACGGCTCCCGCCGTCGCCTCACCGACCATCCCGGACTCCAGGTAGCCGCTCAGCGGGGTGTCGCCCAGGAAGGCGGCTCCCAGGTGGGACACGTCCAGGCTGATGTCGGGCGCGTCCTCGGCGGGGGTGCATCGGGCGGCGTCGGTGTCGGCGCTCAGCCGCCACCGGCCCGCGTTCCAGGGACAGTGGCGGTCGCGCACCTCGATCACCGTGTCGACCGGCGCGGCGTAGCTGCGCCGCTCCAGCGCCCCCGGTACGTTCACCAGCCGCACCCACAGGTTGGCGTTGTGGTGCAGCCGGGTCCGGTACGAGTCGTCCAGCAGGTGCAGCAGCGGATCGTCCAGCGGCAGCATGTCGTGGGTCACGCGCAGTACCAGGTCGCGGGTCAGCACGTGCTCCCACAGCAGCGCGGCGGCCGCGGGCGCGGTCGCGTAGTGCTCCTGGACCTCCAGGCACCCCGCGGCGGCACCGTATTCGTTCCAGCGCTGGCGCGTGCGGTAGAGGATGTAGCCCAGCGGCCCCGCGTCGTCCTCGGCGACCGCGCACCGCAGGGGCCCCCGCCCGTCGCGCTCCGCGGGATCGTCGCGCAGCACCTTGTTCCACCATGCGGTGTCGCGCTGGAACTCGCCGACGCGCCGGGCGGCGGCGGCCCGGTGCACCTCCGCGAGCGCGCCGCGCGCCTCCTCGGCGCCGGTCAGCCGGAGCCGCAGCGCCGGATCGCGCGGCGCGTCGGTGCGCAGCGCGACCTCCCGGGTCGGAAGGTCCAGGTGGACCGCCCCGGCCGCGGGGCCGAAGCCGAAGCGGCCGTAGATCCCGCCTTCGGAGGCGAACAGCGCGGCGACGTCCTCCCCGCGGTCGCGGACGTCGGCGAGCTGCCGGCGCAGCATCGCGCTCAGCACGCCTCGGCGACGGTGCGTGGGCCACACCCCGACCCCGGTGATGCCGGCGACCGGGCGCGGACCGCCGGGCAGCGTCATCGTGAAGGAGTAGGCCGACGTGCAGCCCACCGGCCGCCCGCCGTCGAACACCGCCAGGCTGCGGTCGCGTTCGAGGGTCTCGCGCACCTGGTCCAGGCTGTGCGACGCGGCCAGCAGCGCCTCGCCGACGACCTCGCAGACAGCGGGCAGCTCGGATTCCTCGGGCATCCGGACGTCCCAGTGCGCGCCGGGACCCGGGTCCGCTTCGGGAACGGAGGATTCACGGGAGAAGGACATGCCCTTGTCCCTACCACCGCAGATCCCCCCGCGCGAGCGGTTTTTCCGCCACGTGCCGCGACCGGCCCGCGGCAGGTCTGCGCGGCGGTTCCGCGACTCGGCCCGGCGGATCCGCCCGGAAACCGGCCGCGACTCCCCTTGCCCCCGGCGGCGTCGCCGGCGCCGGCCCGTAGCGGAGCGTGCGGAGGTGTCCACGGGACCGGAGCGTCAGCTGGGACAATATCGGTCGGACTCATACCGGATCGGCGCGCGCCGTGATGGCGGGCACGGCGTGCCGGTGTCCGCGGCGCGCGCTACAGTGCGGGCACCATGAAGGCCAAGCCCACCGCACGATTCCTCCGCCATGCGCGGTCCCTGTGGCAGCGCGTGGTGGCGCTGCTCCGGCGCAAGGTGCTCTTCCGCTATCGCCTGGTGCTGATCACGCTCGTGCTCTTGGCGGTGGGTATCGGCGTGGGCGCCGTGTGGGGCCCGACCGTCTGGTTCCCGCCCAGCGCCATCATCGTGACGGTGGTCGCCGGCGGGCTGCTGCTCAAACGCAAGAGCCTGGCGTTCCTGCTGGCGGTGGACGCGGCGGTGCTGCTGTTCACCGCCTTCCGGCTGGACATCGGCCGCGTCGGCCCGGGACTGCTGGTCACCATCGGCGCCACCGCCGTCGTCGCGTACCTGCTCTCGGGCGTACGCGAACGCCTGGGCATGCAGGGGCTCAGCGGCGAGCGGATGCTCCTGGAGCTGCGCGACCGCCTGCGCGCCCAAGGCAAACTGCCCGATCTCCCGTCCGGCTGGGGCGGCACGGCGGTGCTGCGCCAGGCCGGCGGATCCTCCTTCGGCGGCGACTTCGTCGTCTCCATGCGCCAGGACCACCGCCTGGAGGTCGCCGTGGTCGACGTCTCCGGCAAGGGCGTCGACGCCGGCACCCGCGCGCTGCTGCTGTCCGGGGCGTTCAGCGGCCTGATCTCGGCGGTGCCCAGCGGCGAGTTCCTGTCGCACTGCAACGACCACCTCACCCGCACCGCACTGGGCGAGGGCTTCGTGACGGCGGTGCACCTGAGCCTGGATCTGGACAGCGGCGACTACCTGATCGCTTCGGCGGGCCACCCGCCCGCGGTGCAGTACGACTACGGCGCCGGACGGTGGTCCTCCACCGACGCCAAGGGCGTCGTTCTGGGCGTGATGCCGGAAATCCAGTACACGCCGGTCAAGGGCCGGCTGCGGCCGGGCGACGCCATCATGCTCTACACCGACGGGCTCATCGAGACCCCCGGCGAAGACCTCGACGCGGGCCTGGACCGCTTGCTCACCGCCGCCGACGGCGCGGCGCTGCAAGGGTTCGGCGCGGGCGCCCGGACCATCGTCGATTCGCTGAGCAAGGGCAAGAACGACGACACCGCGCTTGTGGTCATCTGGCGCGACTGAGCACCGCAGCCCGCCTCCGCGGCCGCGCGGCGTCCCCGGTGGCGCGCCTGTGGCGGTAGGGTCGTCGTGTTCCCCGGGCAGACGAGTGGTGCCTCGTTGCCGTGTCCAGAGGCCCCCGCCGCGCCCCAGCGGATTCTCGCGATCGTCAGGAGGGGGTGCTCAGCATGGCCGAAGACGACGCCGGCGCGGAGCTGCCCGAGCTGGTCGATGCCAACGACCTCACCGGCATCCGGTTGTGGCTGGCCGAGCACCAGCCCTACGAGATCGCCGACGAACTCGAACGCATGCCCAGCCACACCGCCCTGGTCCCGTTCCGGCTCCTGGACAAGGACCGCGAACTGGAGGTGTTCGAAGGGCTCGATCCGGTCCACCAGCAGGAGATCCTGGTCGGGCTGCGCGACTCGGTCTTCCACGAGCTCCTGGAGTCGATGGACCCCGACGACCGGGCGCGGCTGCTCGGGGAGGCACCCGCGAAGATCGCGACCCGCGCGCTGGCCGGGCTCAGCCCCGCTCAGCGCAAGATGACGGCGGCCCTGCTGGGCTATCCCGAGGGGTCGGTCGGGCGCTACATGACGCCCGAGACCGTCGTCCTGCACCGCGATCTGACGGTCGGCCGCGCGTTGGAGGTCGTACGGGCCAAAGGAGCCGACGCCGAGACCGTCTACACGCTGCCGGTGGTCGACGACGGCCGCCGCCTCGCCGGCACCGTGCAGTTGAGCGATCTGGTGGTCAGCGACGACGACAGCCTGGTCAAGGACATCGTCGACGTGCTCGTGCCCCGGGTCGGCGCCACCGAGCCCGCCGAGGAGTCGGCGCGGCTGATGCAGCAGGCCAACATGGTCGCGATGCCGGTGGTCGATTCCGAGGAGCGCTTCGTCGGGCTGCTGACCTTCGACGACGCGCTGGAGCTGATCGAGGCGGCCGACTCCGAGGACATCGCCCGCCAGTCCGGCGCCAGCCCGGTGGCCGGCCACTACGTCGCCGCCGGAGTCGTGCGTCTGGCTCGGGCACGCTCGGTATGGCTGCTGCTGCTCATCGTCGCGGCCACGCTGACCGTCAACGTGATGCAGGGCTTCGAGTCCACCCTGGAGGAGGTGACCGCGCTCGCGCTGTTCGTGCCGATGCTCACGGGCACCGGTGGCAACGTCGGCTCCCAGTCGGCCACGGCGATCGTGCGCGCCCTGGCGGTCGGCGAAGTG contains:
- a CDS encoding ribose-5-phosphate isomerase yields the protein MRVYLGSDHAGFELKEHLVSWLTRQGHEVVDAGPAGYDPVDDYPPFVLRAAEGVAADTGSLGLVIGGSGNGEQIAANKVPGVRAALAWSEETARLARQHNDANVVALGARMHSAHEAEELLGAFLQTPFSGDDRHSRRIAMLDGYERSGELPPLPDGA
- a CDS encoding GNAT family N-acetyltransferase, with the protein product MSFSRESSVPEADPGPGAHWDVRMPEESELPAVCEVVGEALLAASHSLDQVRETLERDRSLAVFDGGRPVGCTSAYSFTMTLPGGPRPVAGITGVGVWPTHRRRGVLSAMLRRQLADVRDRGEDVAALFASEGGIYGRFGFGPAAGAVHLDLPTREVALRTDAPRDPALRLRLTGAEEARGALAEVHRAAAARRVGEFQRDTAWWNKVLRDDPAERDGRGPLRCAVAEDDAGPLGYILYRTRQRWNEYGAAAGCLEVQEHYATAPAAAALLWEHVLTRDLVLRVTHDMLPLDDPLLHLLDDSYRTRLHHNANLWVRLVNVPGALERRSYAAPVDTVIEVRDRHCPWNAGRWRLSADTDAARCTPAEDAPDISLDVSHLGAAFLGDTPLSGYLESGMVGEATAGAVQRLDTALGRSDRPHCADIF
- a CDS encoding PP2C family protein-serine/threonine phosphatase — translated: MKAKPTARFLRHARSLWQRVVALLRRKVLFRYRLVLITLVLLAVGIGVGAVWGPTVWFPPSAIIVTVVAGGLLLKRKSLAFLLAVDAAVLLFTAFRLDIGRVGPGLLVTIGATAVVAYLLSGVRERLGMQGLSGERMLLELRDRLRAQGKLPDLPSGWGGTAVLRQAGGSSFGGDFVVSMRQDHRLEVAVVDVSGKGVDAGTRALLLSGAFSGLISAVPSGEFLSHCNDHLTRTALGEGFVTAVHLSLDLDSGDYLIASAGHPPAVQYDYGAGRWSSTDAKGVVLGVMPEIQYTPVKGRLRPGDAIMLYTDGLIETPGEDLDAGLDRLLTAADGAALQGFGAGARTIVDSLSKGKNDDTALVVIWRD
- the mgtE gene encoding magnesium transporter; amino-acid sequence: MAEDDAGAELPELVDANDLTGIRLWLAEHQPYEIADELERMPSHTALVPFRLLDKDRELEVFEGLDPVHQQEILVGLRDSVFHELLESMDPDDRARLLGEAPAKIATRALAGLSPAQRKMTAALLGYPEGSVGRYMTPETVVLHRDLTVGRALEVVRAKGADAETVYTLPVVDDGRRLAGTVQLSDLVVSDDDSLVKDIVDVLVPRVGATEPAEESARLMQQANMVAMPVVDSEERFVGLLTFDDALELIEAADSEDIARQSGASPVAGHYVAAGVVRLARARSVWLLLLIVAATLTVNVMQGFESTLEEVTALALFVPMLTGTGGNVGSQSATAIVRALAVGEVRLRDLPKVAWKESRVGLLLGLMLACIAMVIGTALVGTLIAVVVASSVIAICTWAAVIGSTMPLLARRVGVDPAVVSAPLVSTLVDATGLLIYFTIARLILGV